A section of the Dehalococcoidia bacterium genome encodes:
- a CDS encoding glucose-6-phosphate dehydrogenase assembly protein OpcA: MTTSQTTISADGREPADEGFWQTEASDVPGIEKALASLRKQYASPAAASEGQAGTRNSVANLVIYTGSEEDAARATAVMTELAGRHPSRTILLIADLAPGTPGVHASVSASCRLGAGRRICYEEIRLRAAGASGPHLRSIVDPLLISDLPVFLWWTGDPPFRHDAFLALARLSSRVLIDSGSFRTPAATLQRLGRFMEDDTIDVPVGDLNWNRLAPWREILAQLCDPPTVGELLPQIRRVRIERATRGESNEAPTAQSLLLAGWLASRLDWEPGRAAEETFSGAYRLRLRSAARDVVVELRGESARDARPGDVQGTYIEADSGEHRAAIDITLAGEQEHAFTSVSLDGARPNERSVRFPAPDDATLLGDEIDRLDADRIFEEAAEMSGRLAALLPANADEGPA; the protein is encoded by the coding sequence GTGACGACGAGTCAGACGACAATCTCCGCAGATGGCCGCGAGCCGGCGGACGAAGGCTTCTGGCAGACCGAGGCCAGCGACGTGCCCGGCATCGAGAAGGCGCTCGCCTCGCTGCGCAAGCAGTACGCCAGCCCCGCCGCCGCGAGCGAGGGCCAGGCCGGCACGCGCAACAGCGTCGCCAACCTGGTGATCTACACCGGCTCGGAGGAGGACGCGGCGCGGGCAACAGCGGTGATGACCGAGCTGGCGGGGCGGCATCCTTCGCGCACGATCCTGCTGATCGCCGACCTGGCGCCCGGCACGCCCGGTGTCCATGCCAGCGTCTCCGCCAGTTGCCGCCTCGGAGCCGGCCGGCGCATCTGCTACGAGGAGATCCGCCTGCGCGCCGCCGGCGCTTCCGGCCCGCACCTGCGCAGCATCGTCGATCCGCTGCTGATCTCCGATCTGCCGGTGTTCCTCTGGTGGACCGGCGATCCGCCCTTCAGGCACGACGCCTTTCTTGCGCTGGCCCGGCTCAGCAGCCGTGTGCTGATCGACTCGGGCAGCTTCCGTACGCCCGCCGCCACGCTGCAGCGGCTCGGCCGCTTCATGGAAGACGACACGATCGACGTGCCGGTGGGCGACCTCAACTGGAACCGCCTGGCTCCCTGGCGCGAGATCCTGGCGCAGCTCTGCGACCCGCCGACAGTGGGCGAGCTGTTGCCGCAGATCCGCCGCGTGCGCATTGAGCGCGCGACACGCGGCGAGAGCAACGAGGCGCCCACCGCGCAATCGTTGCTCCTGGCCGGCTGGCTGGCGTCGCGGCTCGATTGGGAGCCGGGGCGCGCGGCGGAAGAGACGTTCTCCGGCGCCTACCGCCTGCGCTTGCGCTCCGCCGCCCGGGACGTCGTGGTCGAGCTGCGCGGCGAATCTGCCCGCGACGCAAGGCCCGGCGACGTTCAGGGCACCTACATCGAGGCGGACAGCGGCGAGCATCGCGCGGCGATTGACATAACCTTAGCCGGGGAGCAGGAGCACGCCTTCACCAGCGTCAGTCTCGACGGCGCCAGGCCGAACGAACGCAGCGTGCGTTTCCCCGCGCCGGACGACGCCACCTTGCTCGGCGACGAGATCGACCGGCTCGACGCGGACCGCATCTTCGAAGAAGCCGCCGAGATGTCCGGTCGCCTGGCCGCCCTGCTGCCCGCGAACGCGGACGAGGGCCCGGCGTGA
- the pgl gene encoding 6-phosphogluconolactonase produces the protein MSERELCLFDTPAAMAAAGGDLFVRLAAEARAADRPFSVALSGGSTPRAMFAWLAQPDQRDQVDWARVEVFWSDERAVPPGDPQSNYGMAKAALLDHVPVPADRIHRMPAGQTPLVAVADAYAAEIRHSLGVGRARTPRLDLVMLGMGPDGHTASLFPETAALEDRHRLVAANHVPKLGAERLTFTPKLINAAAHVLFLVAGEDKAAALHEVLEGERRPSLYPAQLVAPENGTLHWYVDGAAAARLAG, from the coding sequence GTGAGCGAGCGCGAGCTGTGCCTCTTCGACACCCCGGCGGCGATGGCCGCGGCCGGCGGAGATCTGTTTGTGCGGCTTGCGGCCGAGGCGAGGGCGGCCGATCGGCCGTTCAGCGTCGCGCTCTCCGGCGGCTCGACGCCGCGGGCGATGTTCGCGTGGCTGGCGCAGCCGGATCAGCGCGATCAGGTAGATTGGGCCAGAGTCGAGGTCTTCTGGAGCGACGAGCGCGCCGTGCCGCCAGGCGATCCGCAGAGCAACTACGGCATGGCGAAGGCGGCGCTGCTCGACCACGTGCCCGTGCCCGCGGACCGGATTCACCGCATGCCGGCCGGGCAGACGCCGCTCGTCGCCGTGGCCGACGCCTACGCCGCCGAGATCCGCCATTCGCTCGGCGTCGGCCGGGCGCGCACGCCGCGCCTCGATCTGGTGATGCTCGGCATGGGGCCGGACGGGCACACGGCTTCGCTCTTTCCAGAGACTGCAGCCTTGGAAGACCGGCATCGCCTCGTCGCTGCCAACCACGTGCCGAAGCTCGGCGCCGAGCGGCTGACCTTCACGCCGAAGCTGATCAATGCCGCCGCGCACGTGCTCTTCTTGGTCGCCGGCGAAGACAAGGCCGCGGCGCTGCACGAGGTGCTGGAGGGCGAGCGCCGGCCGTCGCTCTATCCGGCGCAGCTCGTAGCGCCGGAGAACGGCACGCTGCACTGGTACGTGGACGGGGCCGCGGCGGCGCGGCTGGCAGGATGA
- a CDS encoding carboxymuconolactone decarboxylase family protein — MPRVPYRDRDAVPDDIAQIMDRQQAERGYVLNLYRALANSPGLLRGFGGLGGYLRNGSKLDAALRELAILTVGRLANAPYEFEHHVEWARKAGISAEQIAALGEWACSPLFDERQRAVMRYAWQATEQVRVADEVAGAAKQFLDDEQFTDLVAVVAFYNMVVRVLEPLQITLEAAFLAKAH; from the coding sequence ATGCCCCGTGTGCCGTACCGCGACCGCGACGCCGTGCCCGACGACATCGCCCAGATCATGGACCGGCAGCAGGCCGAGCGCGGCTACGTGCTCAATCTCTACCGTGCCCTCGCCAACTCGCCGGGGCTGCTGCGCGGCTTCGGCGGGCTCGGCGGCTACCTGCGCAACGGCTCGAAGCTCGATGCGGCGCTGCGCGAGCTGGCGATCCTCACGGTCGGGCGGCTGGCGAACGCGCCCTACGAGTTCGAGCACCACGTCGAGTGGGCGAGGAAGGCCGGGATCAGCGCCGAGCAGATCGCCGCACTGGGCGAGTGGGCCTGCTCGCCGCTGTTCGACGAGCGGCAGCGCGCGGTGATGCGCTATGCGTGGCAGGCGACGGAGCAGGTGCGCGTGGCCGACGAGGTGGCCGGGGCCGCCAAGCAGTTCCTGGACGACGAGCAGTTCACCGATCTCGTGGCCGTCGTCGCCTTCTACAACATGGTCGTGCGCGTGCTGGAACCGCTGCAGATCACGCTGGAAGCGGCGTTCCTGGCGAAGGCGCACTGA